The genomic stretch acattttgaattgtaagatggcaacttccggtttctggaaaacagcctgaaatggacgattacCATTAAATactagtatttctggaaccagaaagatgcacagaagctaaaaattgattaccgacacaatcttgaattttaagatggtgacttccggtgtctggcaaacagccggaaacgaccaaataccattcaatatgaatgttttcggaaccagaattacgcccagatgacagaaattgatttcacaggcaattttaaagtccaaaacgacgactttcggcttctgaaaaacagtccaaagtgaccaaatatcacccaatatgagtttttctttaaccagtatcctaaataccatttcgaaatccaagatggcgactaccggtttgtgaaaaacagcataaaataaacagatactatccaatatgagtatctctggaaccagaatgatgcaaggagctaacaattgacctcaggcaccattttgaattgctaaatggcaacttataggcaacagtcggaaatgaccgaataatactcaatatggatatttccgtaaacgtgatgatgcatagaaaccaaacattgaccctggacactattttgaatttgaagacgaccacttttagtttctgaaaaacaaccaaaaatacctgcCAATaggggtatttccggtgtcagattgatgccagaaagtctgctgataatgacagaataccacccaatatgaatatattcagaattaaggcgatgtacagaagccaaaagacgaggatgttgtcatttcgataaaaccaatcatttcaaacgatttgttattcgactttgatcatatcctatggcagattcgtcgtgcatttgcagactccaaacaaaccgcaaggaatcaatgaacttggaacgtacaaatagtacgacaccacatttaatttatgttgaggccacatatatcgatcaaagcaggtatagttttaaatagtctttaaatttctcttctttccataacttttgagccacatatcaaatttttatgaagtttgttatttgtaagttcgagagatgactcgttcgtatgacactagttatgttcaaataagtcatgtaatctttgagataataaaacttcgttgttttattaacaatttaatacataacggttgcttaagttcgattataatcaaatgtaatgggaacgtgtagggcagccaaactttgaaaccacgtgttcaatcataatccatCATTTaatccttaactagcccgctcatctgataataataatcaaatcggttgtgtagtttctgagataatgaagtttcgtgattttcacaagtcggcacattacaaatgaagttacagttcgattacagttaaattcaatagggtcttctgaggcagctagacttattagttgacactaattttgtggaaatcgggtcggccatctctgagaaaagtgaatgagtccaagtagtcttcggaatgtgTTCCATTGcattgctggatttcacatttttaaacataacaggcaaagtaataatccgattgctaaacaaatcaatagagtcttacgGGGCAATTagatcttccatttgacactgattttatgaaaatcggtacagccatatctgagaaacatgagtgagattaaacagtcttcagaacacgtttctttcataacttttgaaccacaagttcaatctttatggagttcaaaacttgagggttttctaggtagtccgttcttttgagaccaatattgttcaaatcagttgtgtagtttctgagatatttatgtttcatgattttcacatttttaaacataacctctaaactaaaaatccgattgcaataaaattcgatagggtcttatggggcaacaagacctttcatttgcaattaatttcatgaaaatcggtccagccatctctgagaaaagtgagtgagaataaaaatctacacatacacacacacacacacacacacacacacacacacacacacacatacacacacatacacacacacacacacatacataaaatgctcagctggtcgagctgagtcgagtgatatatgccattcggccctttggagcacttttatactttcggttttgcaagtgattgctatacctttctaggagaaaggcataaCAACATTGTTTTGGCTGATGAGTAAAACCGGAACAAATGCAAGGAAACATGGTTTCGGTGGAGCCGACGCTAGCGTGTTTGTTAACATCAATCGTTCACTTTTGGTTACAATACGTGTAATTCATTGTTTCACAGAGTGTGACAGCTTCTATAATTAAGCAACGTGATATTCGATGCATTATAATTATTTGGACACGGTGACatgttgtatttttttctgattaagcaaattttctggaaaacaaacTACATAAAATCTCACAATGAAGCTTCTGGTGCAAGACCCCAAGTCTCCTTCCCCTCCCTAATCTAATATAGAATTAGATTTTAACCATGTATTTCATAaacttaaatgaaaaataaaaaaaattaaaactgcaATACATATTTTGTCATAAACCATTATCCCAGTTTGGCATTACATTGTTCTGGGGATCTGATGATGATATTTGGGAACCCAAGAAATGTGCACAGACGAAGCAATTCAATAAAAGCATTTCTAAATTGTTCTTAAATGATCAATAAACTGAATCTGAATAACACTCTACCTATACGAATATCTTGTACACTGTTTATCCATATTTAATGTGAAGTAACTCCGAACAAATATCCTTCACCAGGTTAAATGTTTTTCTAAACTGCCCTTTAACAGTCACGTAAAGGGAGCGCGTGACCTGCCAGTTGCCATGTTTTTTGGTTTGCTTGCAAATTTCCGCGTACAATTGTGTTCGCACCATCCATCGTCTCTGCTACCGAGAAAAACTGTAAATTCCAATTTCCGCCTCGATGAATTGCATCGATTCTTCGCCGGGCGGGTACGGGGTGTGAGGAAGCAGCGGTCGATGAATTCGATCGTCAACATTCGCGATGGTGTTATTTGCGTGGGGAGTTTTTTTCCAAACGCGGACCGCTGCCCCTATTGGGTGGAGTTCCGTTCGACAGGGAAAACATCCGAATTTGAATGTCATCGTTCAGTAGTCACTAGGGGTTTAAGCAATTGCGGAGCTTCAGTTTCCGACCTCGATACCACGGTGGAAATATGATAGCGCggtttgtttattgtttttccGAACATATTTTTGCACTTGCCGTGTCCGACGAAGCGGGAGGAAATAAAAAAACCGGGCAGACTGGTTTTGGTTGAAGTGGACGTGTGTAATTTAATTGTTTTTGATGATtgcgatttcaataaaacgagGCAAAATTAAGCTTTCACTGGACACTAGAAGGGTGCATTACGCTGAATTAGCAGTGAGCCATAATGACACAAAAATCATGTCACGTATCATGTAGGACAAAGCGGTGCAATGATTACATGCACGATAAACCCTATGAAACTGATAGTACTCTTATCTGCATTAAAACTCTACATTACTCGATGCACTTTCcgtattttatttttcctctctTTGTTTCAAATTGgtataaattataatttttccccTCTTCCACACTGGAAAGTGCTGACCCGTTTGTTGTTTATTAACGAGCTATTTAGCCACAGAAAACATCAACATCATCGGTACAGACACTCAGGGCCGCATCGAATTGCTGTCCCTTGGGGCACTTTAGCTTGTTCTTCTTGTATTTGTCCTTCTTCTTCAGGGTACAGATGAAGTAACGGGAGCAATTCTCTGGATCCGGGAACGTTCCTTCCTCAGTGCACTCGAATTTTACCTTTTCCTTAACTTCCTCATCAGAGTCCTGTTCGGAGTTTTGGGAAACGGCAGCTTCGGAATTGGAATCTTCCTCACTTCTTGCGCCAAAGGCTGGAGCTACGCAACGTCTGCGGAACGAATCGAATTTTTGTCCAGCGGGGCAGTCCAAGTTGTACTGTAGGTAGCCTCCTAGCACGTTCCATACACACCAGAAGTATTTGCGTTCGTTTTGTGGATCAGGGAATCGGCCAGGCGTGGTGCATTTAAACTGGTTCGGGAAGCATGGGCTTTGATCGGCGGTACAGCGTTGAAGTTGTGGATTGTAGGCAAAGCTGAGGGGACAGCTTTGTTCAAGCTCGAAAAGGCCGAACGGAAGCCAGAGGCATCGGTAGTATTTGTGGCAATCGGCAGGATGAGGGAATCGACCGGATTTCTGGCACACGAATGGCTGTGGTGTGGTGGCGGAACCGCCTTGTCCGGGTGCGCTCGTTACTCCTCCTGGAGCGGATGAGGAACCAGTTTCTGGATTGGACGGTACCGAGCTGCCAGAATCTCCAGTAGCTCCTGAACTCTCACCCGCAGCTGGTGTGGTTTCTGGTTGTGGTTCACCTGGAGCGCCAGGATTACCCGGTTGAGATTCGCCTGGTGCTGCAGTAGGGCCGGGTTGAGGTTGGCCTGCATCGACAGTCGTTTCGCCTCCAGCAGCCACTGTAGTTTCAGGTTGAGCTCCACCTGAGGCAACTGTAGTCCCCGGCTGAGATTCACCTCCAGCAACAGTTGTTTGTGGTTGGGTTTCTCCTGGTGCTGCTGTAACTTCAGGCTGCGGTTCGCCTCCGGCAACAGTCGTTTCCGGCTGTGGTTGACTGCCAGCAACGGTAGTTTGTGGTTGAGATTCTCCTGGTGCTACCGAAGATTCAGGCTGAGCCCCACCTGCAGCTACTGTAGTCTCTTGCTGAGATTCGCTTCCGGCAACGGTTGTTTCTGGTTGAACTTCTCCGGGCGCCACTGTCGTCTCTGGCTGAGCACCACCTGCTGCAGCTGTGGTTTCGGGTTGTGGTTCTCCTGGTGCCACGGTAGCCTCCGGTTGGGATTCGCCTCCGGCTACAGTTGTTTGGGGTTGACTTTCTCCTGGTGCCACTGTAACTTCTGGTTGTGGTTCGCCTGGTGCTGCTGTAACTTCTGGTTGTGGCTCTCCTCCAGCAACAGTTGTTTGTGGCTGAGACTCTCCAGGTGCAGCAGTAGCCTCTGGTTGTGGTTCACCTGGTGCTGCTGTAACCTCTGGTTGTGGCTCTCCTCCGGCAACAGTTGTTTGTGGCTGAGACTCTCCAGGTGCAGCTGTAGCCTCTGGTTGTGGTTCACCTGGTGCTGCTGTAACTTCTGGTTGTGGCTCTCCTCCAGCAACAGTTGTTTGTGGTTGTGACTCTCCGGGTGCAACTGTAGCCTCTGGTTGTGGTTCTCCAGGTGCTGCTGTAACTTCTGGCTGTGGTTCGCCTCCGGCAACAGTTGTTTGTGGCTGAGACTCTCCAGGTGCAGCTGTAGCCTCTGGTTGTGGTTCACCTGGTGCTGCTGTAACTTCTGGTTGTGGCTCTCCTCCAGCAACAGTTGTTTGTGGCTGTGACTCTCCGGGTGCAACTGTAGCCTCTGGTTGTGGTTCTCCAGGTGCAGCTGTAACTTCTGGCTGTGGTTCGCCTCCGGCAACAGTTGTTTGTGGCTGAGACTCTCCGGGTGCAGCTGTAGCCTCTGGTTGTGGTTCACCTGGTGCTGCTGTAACTTCTGGTTGTGGCTCTCCTCCAGCAACAGTTGTTTGTGGCTGTGACTCTCCGGGTGCAACTGTAGCCTCTGGTTGTGGTTCTCCAGGTGCAGCTGTAACTTCTGGCTGTGGTTCGCCTCCGGCAACAGTTGTTTGTGGCTGAGACTCTCCGGGTGCAGCTGTAGCCTCTGGTTGTGGTTCACCTGGTGCTGCTGTAACTTCTGGTTGTGGCTCTCCTCCAGCAACAGTTGTTTGTGGCTGTGACTCTCCGGGTGCAACTGTAGCCTCTGGTTGTGGTTCACCTGGTGCTGCTGTAACTTCTGGTTGTGGCTCTCCTCCGGCAACAGTTGTTTGTGGCTGTGACTCTCCGGGTGCAGCCGTAGCCTCAGGTTGTTGTTCTCCAGGTGCCACGGTAACCTCCGGTTGAGATTCGCCTCCGGCAACAGTTGCTTCAGATTGAGTTTCTCCTGGTGCTGCTGTAACTTCTGGTTGTGGCTCTCCTCCGGCAACAGTTGTTTGTGGCTGAGACTCTCCAGGTGCAGCTGTAGCCTCTGGTTGTGGTTCTCCAGGTGCCACGGAAGCCTCCGGTTGAGATTCGCCTCCGGCAACAGTTGTTTCAGATTGAGTTTCTCCTGGTGCTGCTGTAACTTCTGGTTGTGGCTCTCCTCCGGCAACAGTTGTTTGTGGCTGAGACTCTCCAGGTGCAGCAGTAGCCTCTGGTTGTGGTTCTCCAGGTGCCACGGAAG from Wyeomyia smithii strain HCP4-BCI-WySm-NY-G18 chromosome 3, ASM2978416v1, whole genome shotgun sequence encodes the following:
- the LOC129732350 gene encoding mucin-1-like isoform X2 codes for the protein MEKLVKLFLLQCIVLSATLPSALQQATGTNCNGRDYLCVDDTRFQICIDFGNGRTETVDAVAQTCPPSTYCSNTGQFECDSTMPSTTTTSAPPTNALPEQSVPTQANPTQAPTSDVVVEELLSTTQPTLADPVPESTAAAENPQPHTTAVAGESQSTVLEVQPQPDTTVLAVEPQLETTVVAAEVQPETTVAQGAVQSEATVAAGGESQPKTTVGVAEPQPEVTNAPAVVQPDTTVAVGQPDPATTVAGGEAQPEVTVAPGEPQPETTVAAGGVQPETTVAGGESQPETTVVAGQPNPETTVAGGEAQPEVTAAPSESQPQTTVVEGEPQPEITVAPGETQPQTTVAGSESQPEATVAPGEPQPETTVAAGGAQSETTVAPGEVQPETTVAGSESQSESTAAAGGGESLPETTVAAGQPNPETTVAGGESQPEVTAAPGEPQPEATAAPGESQPQTTVAGGESQPEASVAPGEPQPEATAAPGESQPQTTVAGGEPQPEVTAAPGETQSETTVAGGESQPEASVAPGEPQPEATAAPGESQPQTTVAGGEPQPEVTAAPGETQSEATVAGGESQPEVTVAPGEQQPEATAAPGESQPQTTVAGGEPQPEVTAAPGEPQPEATVAPGESQPQTTVAGGEPQPEVTAAPGEPQPEATAAPGESQPQTTVAGGEPQPEVTAAPGEPQPEATVAPGESQPQTTVAGGEPQPEVTAAPGEPQPEATAAPGESQPQTTVAGGEPQPEVTVAPGESQPQTTVAGGESQPEATVAPGEPQPETTAAAGGAQPETTVAPGEVQPETTVAGSESQQETTVAAGGAQPESSVAPGESQPQTTVAGSQPQPETTVAGGEPQPEVTAAPGETQPQTTVAGGESQPGTTVASGGAQPETTVAAGGETTVDAGQPQPGPTAAPGESQPGNPGAPGEPQPETTPAAGESSGATGDSGSSVPSNPETGSSSAPGGVTSAPGQGGSATTPQPFVCQKSGRFPHPADCHKYYRCLWLPFGLFELEQSCPLSFAYNPQLQRCTADQSPCFPNQFKCTTPGRFPDPQNERKYFWCVWNVLGGYLQYNLDCPAGQKFDSFRRRCVAPAFGARSEEDSNSEAAVSQNSEQDSDEEVKEKVKFECTEEGTFPDPENCSRYFICTLKKKDKYKKNKLKCPKGQQFDAALSVCTDDVDVFCG
- the LOC129732350 gene encoding mucin-2-like isoform X1, with the protein product MEKLVKLFLLQCIVLSATLPSALQQATGTNCNGRDYLCVDDTRFQICIDFGNGRTETVDAVAQTCPPSTYCSNTGQFECDSTMPSTTTTSAPPTNALPEQSVPTQANPTQAPTSDVVVEELLSTTQPTLADPVPESTAAAENPQPHTTAVAGESQSTVLEVQPQPDTTVLAVEPQLETTVVAAEVQPETTVAQGAVQSEATVAAGGESQPKTTVGVAEPQPEVTNAPAVVQPDTTVAVGQPDPATTVAGGEAQPEVTVAPGEPQPETTVAAGGVQPETTVAGGESQPETTVVAGQPNPETTVAGGEAQPEVTAAPSESQPQTTVVEGEPQPEITVAPGETQPQTTVAGSESQPEATVAPGEPQPETTVAAGGAQSETTVAPGEVQPETTVAGSESQSESTAAAGGGESLPETTVAAGQPNPETTVAGGESQPEVTAAPGEPQPEATAAPGESQPQTTVAGGESQPEASVAPGEPQPEATAAPGESQPQTTVAGGEPQPEVTAAPGETQSETTVAGGESQPEASVAPGEPQPEATAAPGESQPQTTVAGGEPQPEVTAAPGETQSEATVAGGESQPEVTVAPGEQQPEATAAPGESQPQTTVAGGEPQPEVTAAPGEPQPEATVAPGESQPQTTVAGGEPQPEVTAAPGEPQPEATAAPGESQPQTTVAGGEPQPEVTAAPGEPQPEATVAPGESQPQTTVAGGEPQPEVTAAPGEPQPEATAAPGESQPQTTVAGGEPQPEVTAAPGEPQPEATVAPGESQPQTTVAGGEPQPEVTAAPGEPQPEATAAPGESQPQTTVAGGEPQPEVTAAPGEPQPEATVAPGESQPQTTVAGGEPQPEVTAAPGEPQPEATAAPGESQPQTTVAGGEPQPEVTAAPGEPQPEATAAPGESQPQTTVAGGEPQPEVTAAPGEPQPEVTVAPGESQPQTTVAGGESQPEATVAPGEPQPETTAAAGGAQPETTVAPGEVQPETTVAGSESQQETTVAAGGAQPESSVAPGESQPQTTVAGSQPQPETTVAGGEPQPEVTAAPGETQPQTTVAGGESQPGTTVASGGAQPETTVAAGGETTVDAGQPQPGPTAAPGESQPGNPGAPGEPQPETTPAAGESSGATGDSGSSVPSNPETGSSSAPGGVTSAPGQGGSATTPQPFVCQKSGRFPHPADCHKYYRCLWLPFGLFELEQSCPLSFAYNPQLQRCTADQSPCFPNQFKCTTPGRFPDPQNERKYFWCVWNVLGGYLQYNLDCPAGQKFDSFRRRCVAPAFGARSEEDSNSEAAVSQNSEQDSDEEVKEKVKFECTEEGTFPDPENCSRYFICTLKKKDKYKKNKLKCPKGQQFDAALSVCTDDVDVFCG